A region from the Nostoc sp. HK-01 genome encodes:
- a CDS encoding ABC transporter-related protein translates to MQKKSILIAENLSYELSDMQPLFSGIQGSIAMGDRIALVGRNGVGKSTLLKIIAGQIQPKSGSVFRQGSIYYLPQISTIQESINADTVLNYLISIADEWWNIEEILQTQFNTTIDLSLPMANLSGGELTKLFLAIGLSQQPSLLLLDEPTNHIDLPALESLRQLLLNFAGAYVIVSHKPFFLAQVTAVTWELTPNQLKVYGGNFSDYRRQKQIELEVAMRSHEVARKELKRTQAAAMQEQQRTAQAQRNGRAKFLNGSIDRMAAGLIKTKAEAAAGTAKTKHEAAVAKATQKVNETKIKTTKVTSVHLEESNQKRRNLIDIQGANLWISNRLLIQNIQLHISSGERIAIIGANGSGKSTLAKAILGMEKETVLLESGEILITPVMKAVYLDQTYQLVNRQQTILENMQSANSNLSYQLLRQQLGHFLFKYDDVHKSAFVLSGGELARLAIAMISISEIDLLILDEPTNNLDIETVEQMVIGINEYQGALFVISHDIDFLSRININHSWQVKQQSLQMKSYLPNQLEQYYQEIGQS, encoded by the coding sequence ATGCAGAAAAAATCAATATTAATCGCTGAGAATTTAAGTTATGAACTCAGCGATATGCAGCCATTGTTTTCTGGGATTCAAGGAAGTATTGCAATGGGCGATCGCATTGCTTTAGTTGGTCGTAATGGTGTTGGTAAATCAACGCTATTAAAAATAATTGCTGGGCAGATTCAGCCTAAATCTGGTTCGGTGTTTCGGCAGGGTAGTATTTACTATTTACCTCAAATTAGTACTATTCAAGAATCAATTAATGCAGATACAGTATTGAATTATTTAATTTCAATTGCTGATGAATGGTGGAACATTGAAGAGATTTTGCAAACCCAATTCAACACAACCATTGATTTATCATTACCAATGGCTAATTTAAGTGGTGGAGAATTGACGAAATTATTTTTAGCAATTGGTTTATCACAACAGCCAAGTTTGTTGTTGCTAGATGAACCAACAAATCATATAGATTTACCTGCATTAGAAAGCTTGAGACAGTTACTTTTAAATTTTGCTGGTGCTTATGTCATTGTCTCTCACAAACCTTTTTTCTTAGCTCAAGTAACTGCTGTGACTTGGGAACTTACTCCCAATCAATTAAAAGTATATGGAGGCAATTTTTCTGATTATCGACGACAAAAGCAAATAGAATTAGAAGTGGCAATGCGATCGCACGAAGTAGCCAGAAAGGAACTTAAACGCACCCAAGCAGCCGCGATGCAAGAACAGCAACGCACCGCCCAAGCACAACGTAACGGTCGAGCGAAGTTTCTCAATGGTAGTATTGACAGGATGGCGGCTGGATTAATTAAAACTAAAGCCGAAGCCGCAGCAGGAACAGCTAAAACAAAACATGAAGCTGCTGTAGCTAAAGCTACGCAAAAAGTCAACGAGACAAAGATTAAAACTACCAAAGTCACAAGTGTTCATTTAGAGGAAAGCAATCAGAAACGCCGGAATTTAATTGATATTCAAGGTGCAAATCTTTGGATATCTAATCGGCTACTGATCCAAAATATTCAGTTACATATTTCTTCAGGTGAACGTATTGCGATTATCGGGGCGAATGGTTCGGGGAAATCGACTTTAGCGAAAGCTATTTTGGGGATGGAGAAGGAAACAGTGTTATTAGAATCAGGTGAGATTTTAATTACACCTGTCATGAAAGCTGTTTATCTCGACCAAACTTATCAACTCGTAAATCGTCAGCAAACAATTCTTGAAAATATGCAATCTGCTAATTCCAATTTGAGTTATCAGTTATTGCGTCAACAACTAGGACACTTTTTATTTAAATATGATGATGTGCATAAATCTGCATTTGTGTTGAGTGGTGGCGAGTTGGCTAGACTAGCGATCGCTATGATTAGCATATCCGAAATTGACTTGCTAATTCTCGATGAGCCAACTAATAATCTTGATATTGAAACTGTAGAACAAATGGTCATCGGCATCAATGAATATCAAGGCGCTTTATTTGTCATTTCTCATGATATTGATTTTTTAAGTCGCATCAATATCAACCACAGTTGGCAAGTAAAACAGCAAAGTTTACAAATG